In Arthrobacter sp. B3I4, the following proteins share a genomic window:
- a CDS encoding ABC transporter substrate-binding protein: MRRLAAGLSAALLLPLAACTGTPGPPPSSSSSATASAAGPTATFNFGTASRPLGLDPALVSDVDSYRITRQVLEGLVGVDQTSGKPTPLLATEWTTNDDGRAYTFKLREDVKFQDGTAFNAAAVCTNFNRWFNFPEALRKQAPGTSFKGVFKAHADQASLSIYKSCTALTAGSVQINLTQPFTGFLQALTLPAFAISSPQALAAKSADVLNQTREGQPVSAYGLHPVGTGPYIFDSWDNNTIRLASNKGYWGDKGQIATINFISYDHPQTRMQALLDGKIDGYDGVTVGNFDQLVKRGKQIIQRDPFSVMYLGMNQEVPALQDLKVRQAVEMALDKETLIRKFFIDNTSTASQFVPPKLSGFNNNAPSLGHDPAKAKELLAESSYKGEELKFYYPLNVARPYLPTPEKVYAEISRQLTAVGLNIQPVPVDWSDGYLQKVTSPGDHAFHLLGWNGSYSDPDNFVGPLFGEKTGEFGYQDPQVFSKIARARGLPDGKERTDQYQTINAQIAASVPAVPIAFPISALALSDRVLKYPASPVLNEVFTKVELKP; this comes from the coding sequence GTGCGCCGCCTCGCCGCCGGTCTCAGCGCCGCGCTCCTGCTGCCCCTCGCTGCGTGCACCGGGACGCCCGGGCCGCCGCCGTCGTCGTCATCCTCCGCCACGGCCTCCGCCGCCGGGCCCACCGCCACCTTCAACTTCGGCACGGCCTCCCGGCCGCTCGGCCTGGATCCGGCCCTGGTCTCCGACGTCGACTCGTACCGCATCACCCGCCAAGTGCTCGAAGGCCTGGTCGGCGTCGACCAGACCAGCGGCAAGCCCACCCCCCTGCTCGCCACCGAATGGACCACCAACGATGACGGCCGGGCCTACACCTTCAAGCTCCGCGAGGACGTAAAGTTCCAGGACGGGACGGCGTTTAATGCCGCGGCGGTCTGCACCAACTTCAACCGCTGGTTCAATTTTCCCGAGGCTCTGCGCAAGCAGGCGCCCGGCACCAGCTTCAAGGGCGTCTTCAAGGCCCACGCGGACCAGGCGTCGCTGTCCATCTACAAAAGCTGCACCGCGCTGACCGCCGGCAGCGTGCAGATCAACCTGACCCAGCCCTTCACCGGCTTTTTGCAGGCCCTCACCCTGCCGGCATTCGCCATCTCCTCGCCGCAGGCTCTCGCCGCCAAATCCGCCGACGTGCTGAACCAGACCCGCGAAGGCCAGCCGGTGTCCGCCTACGGCCTGCATCCGGTAGGCACCGGGCCGTACATCTTCGACTCGTGGGACAACAACACCATCCGTCTGGCCAGCAACAAGGGCTACTGGGGCGACAAAGGCCAGATCGCCACCATCAACTTCATCAGCTACGACCACCCGCAGACCCGGATGCAGGCGCTGCTGGATGGCAAGATCGATGGCTACGACGGCGTGACGGTCGGGAACTTCGACCAGCTGGTCAAGCGGGGCAAGCAGATCATCCAGCGCGATCCTTTTTCCGTCATGTATCTGGGGATGAACCAGGAAGTGCCCGCGCTGCAGGATCTTAAAGTCCGTCAGGCCGTGGAGATGGCCCTGGACAAGGAAACCCTGATCCGGAAGTTCTTCATCGACAACACGTCGACGGCCTCCCAGTTCGTTCCGCCGAAACTGAGCGGCTTCAACAACAATGCCCCCTCGCTGGGACACGACCCGGCCAAGGCCAAGGAACTCCTCGCCGAATCCAGCTACAAGGGCGAAGAACTGAAGTTCTACTACCCGCTCAACGTCGCCCGGCCGTACCTGCCCACCCCGGAAAAGGTCTACGCCGAGATCAGCCGCCAGCTCACAGCTGTCGGGCTGAACATCCAGCCGGTGCCGGTTGACTGGTCCGACGGCTACTTGCAGAAGGTCACGTCCCCCGGGGACCACGCCTTCCACCTGCTGGGCTGGAACGGCTCCTACTCCGACCCGGACAACTTCGTGGGCCCGCTCTTCGGCGAGAAGACCGGCGAGTTCGGCTACCAGGACCCGCAGGTGTTCTCCAAGATCGCCCGCGCCCGCGGCCTGCCGGACGGCAAGGAACGCACCGACCAGTACCAGACCATCAACGCCCAGATCGCGGCGTCGGTCCCGGCCGTGCCGATCGCGTTCCCGATCTCGGCGCTGGCCTTGTCCGACCGGGTACTGAAGTACCCGGCGTCGCCGGTCCTGAATGAAGTTTTCACCAAGGTCGAACTAAAGCCTTGA
- a CDS encoding fasciclin domain-containing protein codes for MQTIKRTTFAVSGIAAVAMLSLTACGGSTTASSSSAASTPSASSMASTPSASSMAPSPSMSSSAAAMDPAADLVGSGCAAYAAQVPSGAGSVSGMALDPVATAASNNPILTTLTAAVSGKLNPKVNLVDTLNGSEFTVFAPTDDAFKKIDAATIETLKTDDALLSKILTYHVVPGKISPDKIVGTHKTVQGGEVTVTGSKDALKVGEANVVCGGVKTANATVYMIDSVLMPK; via the coding sequence ATGCAGACCATCAAGCGCACCACGTTCGCCGTCTCGGGTATCGCTGCAGTAGCTATGCTCAGCCTGACCGCCTGCGGCGGGTCCACCACGGCCTCCAGCTCTTCGGCTGCCTCGACGCCCTCCGCATCCAGCATGGCGTCGACGCCCTCCGCTTCGAGCATGGCACCCTCACCGTCCATGAGCTCCTCCGCTGCGGCCATGGATCCGGCAGCGGACCTTGTTGGCTCCGGTTGCGCCGCCTACGCGGCCCAGGTACCCAGCGGCGCCGGTTCGGTCTCCGGAATGGCTCTGGATCCGGTCGCCACCGCCGCCTCGAACAACCCCATCCTGACTACCCTGACGGCCGCCGTCTCCGGCAAGCTCAACCCGAAGGTCAACCTGGTGGACACCCTGAACGGCAGCGAATTCACCGTCTTCGCCCCCACCGATGACGCGTTCAAGAAGATCGACGCCGCCACGATCGAAACGCTCAAGACGGACGACGCCCTGCTGAGCAAGATCCTGACCTACCACGTAGTCCCCGGCAAGATCAGCCCGGACAAGATCGTCGGCACGCACAAGACCGTCCAGGGTGGCGAAGTTACCGTGACCGGGAGCAAGGACGCCCTCAAGGTCGGCGAGGCCAACGTGGTCTGCGGCGGCGTCAAGACTGCCAACGCCACGGTTTACATGATCGACTCGGTGCTGATGCCCAAGTAG
- a CDS encoding FAD-dependent oxidoreductase gives MAVTNTLPVVVIGAGPTGLAAAAHLLERGIEPLILEAGPTAAAAIEQWRHIRLFSPWQYNTDAAAVRLLAATGWEAPAPAALPTGGELIDQYLAPLAALPAIASRLHTGARVTAVTRLGMDKTHSRNRATTPFLVRVEEANGGTRDYQAAAVIDASGTWSTRNPLGISGLPAAGESAAAAHISTPLPDVLGRDREAFAGRTAVVVGAGHSAANTLINLSELAARVPGTRVVWAIRGASAAKVYGGGDADGLAARGQLGSRLRALVEAGTVELHTGFGIAGVAAAGGAVALTAADGRTLEADVIVPATGFRPNLDMLRELRLELDPGVEAPRELGPLIDPEFHSCGTVEPHGARMLAHPEQDFYIVGMKSYGRAPTFLLATGYEQVRSVAAALAGDREAADTVQLELPETGVCSSDVGTSCDVPATAAAGLGAETSGGCCGAPEPVLVGFPTGLRHGRSGEN, from the coding sequence ATGGCTGTAACCAACACCCTTCCCGTCGTTGTCATCGGAGCCGGGCCGACCGGCCTCGCCGCGGCGGCGCACCTGCTCGAGCGCGGCATTGAACCGCTGATCCTGGAGGCCGGTCCGACGGCGGCCGCAGCGATCGAACAGTGGCGCCACATCCGGTTGTTCTCGCCCTGGCAGTACAACACCGACGCCGCCGCCGTCCGCCTGCTTGCCGCCACGGGCTGGGAAGCACCGGCACCAGCGGCCCTGCCGACCGGCGGTGAACTCATCGACCAGTACCTCGCCCCGCTCGCCGCGCTTCCGGCAATAGCGTCCCGCCTGCACACCGGCGCCCGCGTCACCGCCGTCACCCGCCTTGGGATGGACAAGACACACAGCCGGAACCGCGCCACCACCCCCTTCCTGGTCCGGGTCGAGGAAGCCAACGGCGGGACCCGTGACTACCAAGCCGCCGCTGTGATTGACGCCTCAGGCACCTGGTCCACCCGCAACCCGTTGGGGATCTCCGGGCTGCCCGCAGCGGGCGAGAGTGCTGCAGCCGCCCACATCTCCACTCCGCTGCCGGACGTGCTGGGCCGGGACCGTGAAGCCTTTGCCGGGCGCACCGCCGTCGTGGTGGGCGCCGGCCACTCCGCGGCCAACACCCTGATCAATCTCTCCGAGCTCGCAGCCCGGGTGCCCGGGACGAGGGTCGTCTGGGCGATCCGTGGCGCCTCCGCAGCGAAGGTGTACGGCGGCGGCGACGCCGACGGCCTCGCCGCCCGCGGCCAGCTCGGCAGCCGGCTCCGCGCTCTGGTAGAGGCCGGCACGGTGGAACTGCACACCGGTTTCGGGATCGCCGGCGTTGCCGCAGCCGGGGGTGCCGTTGCGCTGACCGCCGCAGACGGCCGCACCCTCGAGGCTGACGTAATCGTGCCCGCCACCGGGTTCCGCCCCAACCTGGACATGCTCCGCGAGCTGCGGCTCGAACTGGACCCGGGCGTGGAAGCCCCGCGGGAGCTGGGCCCGCTGATCGATCCCGAGTTCCATTCCTGCGGCACGGTCGAACCGCACGGCGCCAGAATGCTGGCGCACCCGGAGCAGGACTTCTACATTGTCGGCATGAAATCCTACGGCCGCGCCCCGACTTTCCTGCTGGCCACCGGCTACGAACAGGTCCGCTCCGTCGCCGCAGCTCTGGCCGGAGACCGTGAAGCTGCGGACACCGTCCAGCTCGAACTGCCGGAGACCGGCGTCTGCTCCTCTGACGTCGGCACCAGCTGCGACGTTCCCGCCACGGCAGCAGCGGGGCTTGGCGCGGAAACCTCCGGCGGCTGCTGCGGCGCGCCCGAACCGGTGCTGGTCGGTTTCCCTACCGGACTGCGCCATGGCCGTTCCGGTGAGAACTGA
- a CDS encoding YnfA family protein has product MGIVRSVLLFVLAAAAEIGGAWLVWQAVREGKAWWWAGLGVLALGIYGFVATLQADANFGRILAAYGGVFVAGSLVWGMVFDGFRPDRWDAIGSGICLVGVAVIMFAPRGAA; this is encoded by the coding sequence ATGGGAATCGTCCGATCCGTTCTGCTCTTTGTCCTCGCTGCGGCCGCCGAGATCGGGGGCGCCTGGCTGGTGTGGCAAGCGGTCCGGGAGGGCAAGGCGTGGTGGTGGGCAGGGCTGGGAGTACTTGCGCTGGGGATCTACGGCTTCGTCGCAACCCTGCAGGCGGACGCGAACTTCGGCCGCATCCTTGCTGCCTACGGCGGAGTGTTCGTGGCCGGATCACTTGTCTGGGGCATGGTTTTCGACGGCTTCCGTCCTGACCGCTGGGACGCCATCGGTTCGGGGATCTGCCTGGTAGGCGTGGCGGTCATCATGTTTGCGCCCCGCGGCGCGGCCTGA
- a CDS encoding GNAT family N-acetyltransferase: MFKPCQLSEDVSLRVLRPGDASALAAAYVRNREYLSRWEPERPEEYYTEAWQGADVARRLAAMEAGEGCPLGLFAGGTLVGRFNLAGIVRGAFQSAGLGYWVDSAYAGRGLASAAVQVIVGTARDDLGLHRIEASTLPHNLGSQRVLLKAGFQQIGMAPQYLQIAGRWQDHNLYQSSPASLGPFVLTSIGSHSQLPLAL; encoded by the coding sequence GTGTTCAAACCGTGTCAGCTTAGTGAAGATGTCAGCCTGCGTGTTCTGCGTCCAGGGGATGCGTCGGCGCTGGCCGCTGCGTATGTACGCAACCGCGAGTACCTTTCCCGCTGGGAACCAGAGCGTCCTGAGGAGTATTACACCGAGGCATGGCAGGGCGCCGACGTCGCCAGGCGCCTTGCTGCCATGGAAGCCGGTGAGGGGTGTCCCCTGGGTTTGTTTGCCGGCGGTACCCTCGTGGGCCGATTCAATTTGGCCGGAATCGTGCGCGGCGCCTTCCAGAGCGCGGGTCTTGGCTACTGGGTGGACAGCGCCTACGCCGGACGCGGGCTGGCATCCGCAGCGGTTCAGGTGATCGTCGGAACGGCCCGCGACGACCTCGGGCTGCACCGCATCGAGGCGAGCACCCTGCCGCACAACCTGGGCTCGCAGCGGGTGCTTTTGAAGGCCGGCTTCCAGCAGATCGGGATGGCACCTCAATACCTCCAGATTGCGGGGAGATGGCAGGACCACAACCTCTACCAAAGTAGTCCTGCATCGCTAGGCCCCTTCGTACTCACCAGCATCGGTAGTCACTCCCAGCTACCGCTCGCACTGTGA
- a CDS encoding efflux RND transporter permease subunit: MFRLAKLSLGNRALIALITVFASVFGVITMSSLKQELIPSIEFPQITVITSMPGASPEVVDKQVSGPLETALKGVEGLESTSSTSRNGVSQITLAFTYGSNLDRARNQIDRAISNAKQALPKDVQPQAIAGSISDFPIVFLAVSSDKPLSELNTDLARLTVPRLQKLDGVRGAEITGGASQHIQIQPRPDAMAASGASIQAITDALKNNGSLVPAGSIEEQGKTLSLQIGSPVDSLDAVKALPLGSARDAATIGSVADVSIAEDARTSITRTNGKETLAVSVTKKPEGDTVGISHAVKDAIPQLEAELGSNAKFTPVFDQAPFIEKSIKDLTTEGLLGLGFAVAVILLFLLSVRSTLVTAVSIPLSLLITFIGLKATGYSLNILTLGALTIAIGRVVDDSIVVIENIKRHLSYGEQKITAILTSIREVAGAITASTLTTVAVFLPIAFVAGLAGELFRPFALTVTIALISSLLVSLTIVPVLAYWFLRTPADKAGTYVSEASARETAAKAHEAEQRGFLQRGYLPILTKTQRHPVITLIAAVLVLGGTAAMSPLLATDLLGRSGENSMTVKQALPAGTSLAEGNAAAVKVENVLRGIDGIKNVQVTTGNAQSGFSALQSTGAANSSFTVVTEEKANQGKLQETVRSELGKIADAGKITVGSQQGGFGTTSTVDITLKAATSEDLKAASDTMVKAMDGVPGSSEVSTNLAASQPVVQVKVDRAKAVTAGLNEQQVAGVLASTISPIPAGTVRIGTTDFPVRIGEGTRFSSIAAVRDLPLPTARGPVPLSSIASVEQADVPVSITASNGQRTARVSVTPSGGNLGAVSTEVQARLKTVQLPPGVTADIGGATTQQAESFGQLGLALLAAIAIVYVIMVAAFKSLIQPLILLVSVPFAATGAIALLLITRVPLGLPSLIGMLMLVGIVVTNAIVLIDLINQYRQPRNGEPGMNVADAITHGARQRLRPILMTALATVFALTPMALGLTGGGGFISQPLAIVVIGGLISSTALTLVLVPVLYRLVEGRRERKALQKANGGGAGHGRRARPAPSDADGAQSPEEGGGATRLAERDRDDDERDGEPDAAPALRH; this comes from the coding sequence ATGTTCCGGCTGGCCAAGCTTTCGCTAGGAAACCGCGCGCTGATCGCGCTGATCACCGTTTTCGCTTCGGTGTTCGGTGTGATCACGATGTCCTCGCTCAAACAGGAGCTCATCCCGTCGATCGAGTTTCCGCAGATCACGGTCATCACCTCAATGCCCGGGGCCTCCCCGGAAGTCGTGGACAAGCAGGTCAGCGGGCCACTGGAAACAGCCCTGAAGGGCGTCGAGGGGCTGGAGTCGACGTCGTCGACCTCGCGCAACGGCGTCTCGCAGATCACGCTGGCGTTCACCTACGGCTCCAACCTGGACCGGGCCCGGAACCAGATCGACCGGGCCATCTCCAACGCCAAGCAGGCGCTGCCGAAGGATGTCCAGCCGCAGGCCATCGCCGGCAGCATCAGCGACTTCCCGATCGTCTTCCTCGCGGTTTCCTCGGACAAACCGCTGAGCGAGCTCAACACCGATCTGGCCCGGCTGACCGTGCCGCGGCTGCAGAAGCTCGACGGCGTACGCGGCGCCGAGATCACCGGCGGAGCCAGCCAGCACATCCAGATCCAGCCGCGCCCGGACGCCATGGCCGCCTCGGGCGCGTCCATCCAGGCGATCACCGACGCCCTGAAGAACAACGGGTCACTGGTGCCTGCCGGCAGCATCGAGGAGCAGGGCAAGACGCTCTCGCTGCAAATCGGCAGCCCCGTCGATTCCCTGGACGCGGTCAAGGCCCTCCCGCTGGGAAGCGCCCGCGACGCCGCGACCATCGGCAGCGTCGCCGACGTCAGCATCGCCGAAGACGCCCGCACCTCAATCACCCGCACCAACGGCAAGGAAACCCTGGCCGTGTCGGTCACCAAGAAGCCCGAGGGCGACACGGTGGGCATCTCGCATGCGGTCAAGGACGCTATCCCCCAGCTTGAGGCCGAGCTGGGTTCCAATGCCAAGTTCACGCCGGTGTTCGACCAGGCGCCGTTCATCGAGAAATCCATCAAGGACCTCACCACCGAAGGGCTGCTGGGTCTCGGCTTCGCCGTCGCGGTCATCCTGCTGTTCCTGCTCTCGGTGCGCTCCACGCTCGTCACCGCAGTGTCCATCCCGCTGTCCTTGCTGATCACCTTCATCGGCCTCAAAGCCACCGGCTACTCGCTGAACATCCTGACTCTCGGCGCGCTCACCATAGCGATCGGCCGCGTGGTGGATGACTCGATCGTGGTGATCGAGAACATCAAGCGCCACCTCAGCTACGGCGAGCAAAAGATCACGGCGATCCTGACCTCCATCCGGGAAGTTGCCGGCGCGATCACGGCGTCCACCCTCACCACCGTGGCTGTCTTCCTGCCCATCGCCTTCGTGGCCGGCCTCGCGGGGGAACTCTTCCGGCCCTTCGCCCTGACCGTCACGATCGCCCTGATCTCCTCGCTGCTGGTTTCCCTGACCATCGTTCCGGTTCTGGCCTACTGGTTCCTGCGGACGCCGGCGGACAAGGCCGGGACGTATGTTTCCGAAGCCTCGGCCCGGGAAACTGCGGCGAAAGCGCACGAGGCCGAGCAGCGCGGCTTCCTGCAGCGCGGCTACCTTCCGATCCTGACCAAAACCCAGCGGCACCCGGTGATCACTCTGATCGCGGCCGTCCTGGTCCTCGGCGGGACCGCCGCGATGTCGCCGCTGCTCGCCACCGATCTGCTGGGCCGTTCCGGCGAGAACAGCATGACGGTCAAGCAGGCCCTGCCGGCCGGAACCAGTCTGGCCGAGGGCAACGCCGCCGCGGTCAAGGTCGAAAACGTGCTGCGCGGCATCGACGGAATCAAGAACGTCCAGGTCACCACCGGCAACGCCCAGTCCGGTTTCTCCGCGCTGCAATCCACGGGGGCGGCGAATTCCAGTTTCACCGTTGTGACCGAGGAAAAGGCGAACCAGGGCAAGCTGCAGGAGACCGTCCGCAGCGAACTGGGCAAGATCGCCGACGCCGGCAAGATCACCGTCGGTTCCCAGCAGGGCGGATTCGGCACAACGTCGACCGTGGACATCACGCTCAAGGCCGCCACTTCCGAAGACCTGAAGGCCGCCAGCGACACCATGGTCAAGGCCATGGACGGCGTCCCCGGCTCGTCCGAGGTCAGCACCAACCTGGCCGCGAGCCAGCCGGTGGTCCAGGTCAAGGTGGACCGGGCCAAGGCCGTCACTGCCGGCTTGAACGAGCAGCAGGTGGCCGGCGTGCTGGCGTCCACGATCAGCCCTATCCCGGCGGGCACCGTCCGGATCGGCACCACCGATTTCCCGGTCCGGATCGGCGAGGGCACCCGCTTCAGCAGCATCGCCGCGGTCCGCGACCTGCCCTTGCCGACGGCCCGCGGGCCGGTCCCGCTGTCCTCCATCGCCTCGGTGGAGCAGGCTGACGTGCCGGTCTCCATCACGGCGAGCAACGGCCAGCGGACCGCGCGGGTGTCCGTCACGCCGTCGGGCGGCAACCTCGGGGCCGTCAGCACCGAGGTGCAGGCCCGGCTCAAGACGGTCCAGCTGCCGCCCGGTGTCACCGCCGACATCGGCGGCGCCACCACCCAGCAGGCCGAGTCCTTCGGCCAGCTGGGACTGGCCCTGCTGGCCGCAATCGCCATCGTTTACGTGATCATGGTGGCGGCGTTCAAGTCCCTAATCCAGCCGCTGATCCTGCTGGTCTCCGTCCCGTTCGCCGCCACCGGCGCCATCGCTCTGCTGCTCATCACGCGCGTGCCGCTGGGACTGCCGTCGCTGATCGGCATGCTGATGCTCGTGGGCATCGTGGTGACCAACGCGATCGTGCTGATCGACCTGATCAACCAGTACCGCCAGCCCCGCAACGGCGAGCCGGGCATGAACGTGGCGGATGCGATCACGCACGGTGCCCGGCAACGCCTGCGGCCGATCCTGATGACAGCGCTCGCCACCGTGTTCGCGTTGACCCCAATGGCGCTGGGCCTGACCGGCGGCGGCGGCTTCATCTCGCAGCCGCTGGCCATCGTCGTGATCGGCGGCCTGATCTCCTCCACCGCACTGACCCTGGTCCTGGTGCCGGTGCTTTACCGGCTGGTGGAGGGCCGTCGCGAGCGCAAGGCGCTGCAGAAGGCCAACGGCGGAGGGGCCGGCCACGGCCGCCGGGCCCGCCCCGCGCCGTCGGACGCCGACGGCGCCCAGAGCCCCGAAGAGGGCGGCGGTGCCACCCGGCTGGCGGAACGTGACAGGGACGACGACGAGCGCGACGGCGAACCGGACGCGGCCCCAGCCCTCCGGCACTGA
- a CDS encoding malate:quinone oxidoreductase — MTFISKTQHADVVLIGGGIMSATLGAFIKQLEPNWTISLFERLDQPGLESSDPWNNAGTGHAALCELNYSPAAKDGSVDASKALHINEQFQLSRQFWSHLVTNSLIGSPKGFINTVPHMSFVVGDANANFLRTRYEALKPNPLFRSMEYSEEHAQIAKWAPLIIKGRDPKQHVAATRAAEGTDVDFGALTRELTGYLGNNGVEINYGHDVTGISKASDGGWDLTLKHPVSGERGSIHAKFVFVGAGGGALHLLQASGIPESKGYGGFPVSGQFFRCTDESLAAQHSAKVYGQASVGAPPMSVPHLDTRYVNGKRSLLFGPYAGFSTNFLKNGSYLDLPLSIRPSNIIPMLAVAKDNMDLTAYLVKEVAKRHGAKVEALREYYPEAKDGDWELITAGQRVQIIKKDPKKGGVLQFGTEVIASRDGSIGALLGASPGASTAVPIMIELLQKSFPKNFKGWQSKLKEMMPGYGIKLNENPELAAQLEAQTAAALQLEPVSASQG; from the coding sequence GTGACCTTCATTTCCAAGACCCAACACGCCGACGTCGTCCTGATCGGCGGCGGCATCATGAGCGCCACGCTGGGCGCCTTCATCAAGCAGCTTGAGCCCAACTGGACCATCTCGCTGTTCGAGCGCCTGGACCAGCCCGGCCTGGAAAGCTCGGACCCCTGGAACAACGCCGGCACCGGACACGCTGCCCTGTGTGAGCTTAACTACTCCCCCGCAGCCAAAGACGGCTCCGTGGACGCCTCCAAAGCACTGCACATCAACGAACAGTTCCAGCTCTCCCGCCAGTTCTGGTCCCACCTAGTCACCAACTCGCTGATCGGCTCGCCCAAGGGCTTCATCAACACGGTGCCGCACATGAGCTTCGTCGTCGGCGACGCGAACGCCAACTTCCTGCGCACCCGCTACGAGGCGCTAAAGCCGAACCCGCTGTTCCGTTCGATGGAGTACTCCGAGGAGCACGCGCAGATCGCCAAGTGGGCCCCGCTGATCATCAAAGGCCGCGACCCGAAGCAGCACGTTGCCGCCACCCGCGCGGCCGAGGGCACCGACGTCGACTTCGGCGCGCTAACCCGCGAACTGACCGGCTACCTCGGCAACAACGGCGTGGAAATCAACTACGGCCACGACGTGACCGGCATTTCCAAGGCCTCCGACGGCGGTTGGGACCTTACGCTCAAGCACCCTGTCTCCGGTGAGCGCGGCTCCATCCACGCCAAGTTCGTCTTCGTCGGCGCCGGCGGCGGGGCGCTGCACCTGCTGCAGGCCTCCGGTATCCCGGAAAGCAAGGGCTACGGCGGCTTCCCGGTCTCCGGCCAGTTCTTCCGCTGCACCGACGAGTCCCTGGCCGCCCAGCACAGCGCCAAGGTCTACGGCCAGGCTTCAGTAGGCGCCCCGCCCATGTCGGTGCCGCACCTGGACACCCGGTATGTGAACGGCAAGCGCTCCCTGCTGTTCGGCCCCTACGCCGGCTTCTCCACCAACTTCCTTAAGAACGGTTCCTACCTGGACCTGCCGCTGTCCATCCGGCCCTCCAACATCATCCCGATGCTGGCCGTGGCCAAGGACAACATGGACCTCACCGCCTACCTGGTCAAGGAGGTGGCCAAGCGGCACGGCGCCAAGGTGGAGGCCCTGCGGGAGTATTACCCGGAGGCCAAGGACGGCGACTGGGAACTAATCACCGCCGGCCAGCGTGTACAGATCATCAAAAAAGATCCGAAAAAGGGCGGCGTGCTGCAGTTCGGCACCGAGGTCATCGCCAGCCGTGACGGCTCGATCGGCGCCCTGCTGGGTGCGTCCCCGGGCGCGTCCACCGCGGTGCCGATCATGATCGAGCTGCTGCAGAAGTCCTTCCCGAAGAACTTCAAGGGCTGGCAGTCCAAGCTCAAGGAGATGATGCCCGGTTACGGCATCAAGCTCAATGAGAACCCGGAGCTTGCCGCGCAGCTCGAGGCCCAAACGGCCGCGGCCCTCCAGTTGGAGCCGGTCAGCGCCAGCCAAGGCTGA
- a CDS encoding MFS transporter, translating into MPQPGRALTADGAPRGGLAALCITQTTGWGALYYALVTAVRPISEDTGWDPVLITGAFSAGLLLSAVAGIFVGRILDRTGPRTLMTGGSAVGVLALLLVAAAPNLPVFFAGWLAAGMAQAAVLYQPAFTVISRWYGPARLRPLTVLTLVAGFASTIFAPLTAALTSGIGWRGTFAVLAVILGVVTVPLHARYLNRSWTRAASGGTAAAHRAAVRAVRRSPEFLGLQLLMVLLGLGLYTATLNIVPLLMEKGASYGAAAAVLGLVGAGQVGGRLLFAAIPPGVRLPVITSTAAGAVVLLAVLPGPVPLLVAAGMLAGAVRGCHTLLQATIVADRWGTRNLGALQGVFAAPLTAVIAIAPAAGPLLAGLLGTYTAMATAMAASAAAAALLAAAFTLRDTSRRRAGSGRAAGRKHDDRHAYQADPRTDGVPAVRTEAVENHAPDK; encoded by the coding sequence GTGCCGCAGCCGGGCCGTGCGCTGACGGCCGACGGGGCACCGCGCGGCGGCCTCGCCGCGCTGTGCATCACGCAGACGACCGGCTGGGGCGCGCTTTACTACGCCCTGGTCACCGCGGTCCGGCCGATCAGCGAGGACACCGGCTGGGACCCGGTCCTGATTACCGGAGCATTCTCCGCAGGCCTGCTGCTCTCGGCCGTTGCCGGCATCTTCGTCGGCAGGATCCTCGACCGGACGGGACCCCGGACGCTGATGACCGGAGGATCCGCCGTCGGGGTGCTTGCCCTGCTGCTCGTGGCGGCGGCACCGAATCTGCCGGTCTTCTTCGCCGGGTGGCTGGCCGCCGGAATGGCGCAGGCTGCCGTCCTCTACCAGCCGGCCTTCACCGTGATAAGCCGGTGGTACGGACCTGCGCGCCTTCGGCCGCTGACCGTCCTGACGCTGGTAGCAGGATTCGCCTCCACTATTTTCGCGCCTCTCACGGCCGCCCTGACCTCCGGGATCGGCTGGCGGGGCACCTTCGCGGTCCTGGCCGTCATCCTGGGGGTCGTCACGGTGCCGCTGCACGCCCGCTACCTCAACCGGTCCTGGACCCGGGCAGCCAGCGGCGGCACCGCCGCGGCGCACCGTGCCGCGGTCCGCGCCGTACGGCGAAGTCCGGAATTCCTGGGGCTGCAGCTCTTGATGGTCCTGCTGGGCCTGGGACTCTACACTGCGACGCTGAATATCGTTCCCCTGCTGATGGAGAAGGGTGCCAGCTACGGCGCGGCCGCGGCTGTCCTGGGACTGGTGGGCGCCGGGCAGGTCGGCGGGCGCCTGCTCTTCGCCGCCATCCCGCCCGGTGTCCGCTTGCCCGTCATTACCAGCACGGCCGCCGGCGCCGTCGTCCTCCTGGCCGTCCTGCCGGGACCGGTACCGTTGCTGGTTGCAGCGGGAATGCTCGCCGGCGCGGTCCGTGGATGTCATACGCTGCTGCAGGCCACGATCGTCGCGGACCGGTGGGGAACCCGCAACCTGGGCGCCCTGCAGGGGGTGTTCGCGGCTCCACTGACGGCGGTCATCGCCATCGCACCGGCCGCCGGGCCGCTGCTGGCCGGTTTGCTCGGAACGTACACCGCCATGGCTACTGCCATGGCGGCATCGGCCGCCGCGGCGGCCCTGCTCGCCGCAGCCTTCACGCTCCGGGACACCAGCCGACGCCGGGCAGGGTCAGGCCGCGCCGCGGGGCGCAAACATGATGACCGCCACGCCTACCAGGCAGATCCCCGAACCGATGGCGTCCCAGCGGTCAGGACGGAAGCCGTCGAAAACCATGCCCCAGACAAGTGA